In the Arthrobacter sp. CDRTa11 genome, CTGAGCCGTGGAGTGAGGATGGGTTGCCCGTGCGGGCAAGTTCCCGCGTCAGAGCTGCCAGCGCCTCGGCGGAGAGAGGTGTGGTTGCTGCATGATCCAGGTAGACGGGCACCCATCAATTCTAGCCGCGTTCCCGGGTGCGGGTCCCGGGGATCACGTGGCGGAGCCGGCCTTCGCCAGCGGAGGAGAGCGCCAGCAGGTTCAGGCGCCAGCGCTTCGGGCCCAGGCGCCGGCGCAGATCACGGCGGGGTAATCCTGGCGCAGCATTGGCCGGGCACGCTGTTCGCGGTTACGCGTTCCTCTGAATCTCCGCAGCCTGCAGCTGCGCCGGTCAGGAAGGCTCCATTCATGGCACAGACCACCGCGGCATGGCCCTCGGAGAGCCGATGGAACGGGCAGTTGACCAGAACGAAGCCGCCTTCTCCGTCAGGTGCAGGCTGATAGCCCTCCCCCGAGAGGAACTCTTCCAGGCTTGCGCTGCCCTCTGCCATTGACTTGCCCTTGCGGTAGGAAGTGGCCACCAGCGAATCGTGGACGGAGCTCCCGGCCGCGACAGACTCCTCGATGGCGGTGGCCATTAACTCACCGGCGAGGTCGTAGTTGCGGTCCGGGACGAAGGCCCCTACCTCCCTCGCAGCCGTCCGGTACATTTTTGCCGGGCGGCCGGAGCCCGGGCCTGCTTTTCCCGCCGGCTTCTGGAACTCGACAGACAACAGCCCGTCCTGGACCAGCCGGTCCAGATGGAAGGACGCCGTACTTCGGGGCAGGCCGAGGGCAAGTGCGGCTTCATCGCGTCCAACGGCACGGGCGGAGGAGGCCACCAGCTCAAATAACTGCCGGCGTTTGTCGTCGCCCAGCGATGCAACTGCCGCCATGCGGCGCATCCACGAAAGTCTTCGCATCGGAACCCTTCCTCTAAAAACAATTCCCTTGCTTAATTATGGACTCGTTTCTAAAATAGAAAAACCTACTTTTAGAAGGAGTTCATCATGAAAACCAATCCCGCAGCACGGACAGTCAGCCAAACGCCGGCGATGGAACCGGCACGGCAGGCCTTCCTGCTGCTGCGCACAGTTTTCACCGTCGCGCCCATACTTTTTGGGCTGGACAAGTTCACCAACCTCCTGGCCGACTGGACCATGTACCTCGCCCCCGTGGCAACGTCCGTGGTGCCGGTGCCGGCGCAGACTTTCATGTACGCCGTCGGGGTTGTGGAAATCATCGCCGGCATCGCGGTGGCGGTCCGCCCGCGGTTCGGTTCCCTGCTGGTGGCCGCCTGGCTGTTCGGCATCATCGTTAACCTGCTGATCCTGGGCAGCTTCTACGATGTGGCGCTTCGGGACTTCGGTCTGCTCGTTGGAGCATTGGCCCTGAACCGGCTGTCCCCCGCCGGTGCCCGCGGCCGGGGCCGCAAGCTCTGGCGCCGCTGACCCAGCGCGGTGACCCTGGCGCCGGTAACCGCAGGGCTATTACGACGGCGGCATTAATTGGACGGCGGGACGATCAGTAAACGCTGGGCGACCTCCGCACGCGCAGCTGCGAGCGCAGCGGCGTTGGGGCACGAGACCGAAAGGTAGATTGAGGAACCGGCAGTGCCGAAGAGCCTTGCCATGATGGCTGTGGCTTTCCCCCCGGGAGGTGCTGGCTGCTCAAAGGCCAGCACCTCCACCTTGGGTCCAGGTTTGTCCGGCGCACCACCCCAGCGGAGGGTTTCCGTCTTGAGGTATTCGGGCAGGATGGTCGGATCCAGGTATTCGAAAAGGCCAGCGGTGGACGCCCGGTCATCCGCCAGGACCAGCGGCGACTGGTCCATACGGACCTTGGCCGCCACCAGGCAGCCGTCGGCCTTAAGGTACTGGCTCTCACCGCCCACGTTTTCCTTAACCAGCGTCCAGCCCGGCGCCTCCTTGAGTCCGTCCGAGATCCCCACCGGGACCCCCTTCGCCAGGGAGCTGCCCGCAGCAAACGTCATGTCCTTGGCCGCCACCGCTGCCGCGTCATGGCCAGGAGTGATGGTGGGAGTGGCCAGGACCGGCGTCGTCTGCCCTATTTTCGGGGCGGCAGGATCGGGGACGTCAATGCTGCACCCCGCCAATGCTGCTGCCGAAAACAGCGAACCAACCACCACCAAAGCTGCAGACCGTGCCTTCACTTCCACCCCAATACTCCTGCTCCCCCGTGGCCGTACGACGGCCGTCATCATCAAAGAGTCTAGGCGCCAGCAGGACCTGCCTAAGTCAACACCTTAAGAACCTTGTACGCTGTGGCAACGGTCACTTCAGCCGCTGTTCGACGTCGTTCCCGGGAACGCCGCATTCGACGAGCGCATGCGGCTGATCCAGATCGAGGTCGCCAGTGCCAGAACCACAACAAAGGTCCATGCCACGGCGGTGCCCTGGATGGGGCCGAAGGTAAGCGTGGAGGCTACGAGGACGAGCGCGGCAACACCAACTGCAGTGCCAAGTTGGGCACTGGTGTTGAGTATCCCTGAAGCGCTTCCCTCAAGATAGGCGGGGACGGAGGTTCCTATGCCGGTGCCGGCAACGGACGATATCCCCAGGCCAACCCCGGAAATGGCGGCTCCTGTCACGATTCCCCACCAGGTTCCATAACTAAGGACGAGAAACGCGCTTCCCATGGCGATGATGAGGAGACCCACTCCTGCCAGGCGACGGGCAGGTAACCGGTCCGCCAAAGGTTTGGAAATGCTGGATCCGACGATGACAGCGAGGCTGAAGGAAATAAGCGCCAGACCGGCTTGAACGGGGGTGGCTCCCAGCTGCTTTTGAAGGACCAGCGTTGCCAGGACCGTTATGGAGCTGGTTGTGGCCGTGTTAACAAAGGAAATGACTGTTCCCGCGCGAAGGTTCGATGAGGTAGCGGCTTCCCTTGGAATCAAGGGATCAGCTCCTCGACGCTGTTGGAAGTAAAACCCGGCCCCCAGCAGGGAGCCGAGCAGAACAAGGCCGGCACCGGCAAGACGAAGGTTGGGGGTCTCAGCCAATGAGCCACCGGCGACCACACTCATAGTGCAGATGGTAAGCAGTGCCGCTCCAACGACGTCGAGACGCTGGCCGCGCTTGTCCGGAGCCAATACGGGCACAACTGCCAAGATGCCAACGGCCAGGATGATTCCGATCGGCATATTCACCCAGAACAGCGCAGGCCATCCCCAGACTTGGGCCAGTACGCCGCCGACTAGGAAACCAGCTGCCCCGGCCGCGGCCCCGGATGCACTCCAAAGGGCCAGCGCCGACCGGCGGGAGCGTTCATCGCCTGAGACGTTGAGAAGCAACCGCAACGCAGAGGGAACCGAAAAGGCAGCAGCGGCGCCTTGAAGTGACCGGGCCGCGAGGAGTTGAACAATGTCCACGGACGTCGCACCGAGCACGGAAACCAGGGAGAACATAACTACCCCGATCAGGAGCATCCTGCGGTGCCCGTGCCGGTCCCCAAGGCGAGATCCCAAAACCAGAAGTCCGCCGAAGAACATTGCGTAAACAGTCACGATAAGCCCAGCAGCAGACTCAGGGGCATTGAGCCCGTCCAGGATGGAAGGGATCGCTGTCGTCGTGCTCGTTACGCCGAGCACGTCAACGAACTGAACAAGGCAGAGGATGAACACTGCCAACCCGCGGCGCATGGCTTTAATCTATCGAGGCAGGTCCCAACGGACAGGCAGGTCTGCTAGCCCATCACGGCGGCCATGCCCTCTCATTCCAAGGAGCAGGACGCAAAAACCTCAGCACGTGGCGCTCCGTGTGCCCATGGGAACCACCAGTGCCTGCACAGTCGTTGTCTGGGCAGGCCGTTAAACTTGGCTCACCGGGCTGCCTGAAGTGGACTGGCCAGATCAACAAAAGGATGAGTGCTTGACCGAGAGCAGCAGCTCCCACTACCAGGTGCTCCGCGTCGCCGTGACAGCCACCGACAAGGAGATCAAGGTGGCCTACCGCCGGGCCGCCCGCAAGGCCCATCCCGATCATGGTGGCGACGCCGCTGCCTTCCGTCGGGTGACTGCAGCATATGAAACACTTATCGACCCCAAACGCAGAAGCGCTTACGACCGCTCCTATGCCGCGGGAACAGCCGGCAACGGTTCCGGCGGCGAGGGTACTGGAGCGCACTTTGACGCGCCGGCCGCGGGCAGTCATGCCTCGGCCACCGTCCACCGTCCCAATACTCCGCGCAACACCGCTGGTGACGCACCTGTTTACGTCCCGCCCTTTGACCCTGCGGCGTTTGATGCAGCCGGAACCGTCCCGCTGATACCCCTCAGCCAGGCAAGCCAGCAGGTGCATGGGATTCCGCGAAAGCGGGGAATTTTTGGGGCGGAGGCACGGATCCAGCGTGAGATGCGTACCGTGCAGCTCATCAGCCGGCAGGTTCTGCCCGCAATTCCAGCGGCCCGCCTGATCAACGGGCTGCAGTCACCGGCGGACAACAGCCACATCGACCACGCCCTCCTTTCCGGCTACCGGCTCGCCATCATCGGTTCCATGCTCCTGCCAAAGGGCGCCTACGCCTGGGACGGGCAGGCCCTGCACCACGGCGGACGCTCCATCGCCCCGCCGCAGATGGCCCATGTAGTGCGCGCCATGCAGGAGATCTTTCCGGAGTTGAACGTCACCGGCTGGACAGTCATCCACAGCCCCGACGGGAACCTGCATGAGCCCGTCATCGATCGCCATCGGCGATCCGGCAGCAGCCATGAGATCGTCCAGGTGGTCAACGCAGCCGGACTGGTCCGCGGCCTCAAGCAGTTCCTGTCCTCTGGCCCCGCACCGAACACTGTGAACGTGCCCGTATTGGCACGGCTTTTGCGGGGCATGCACTGACTGCCTGAGCTGTTGATTAGGATTGGACGGTGTTCCGTATCCTCTTCCATGCGCCCGAAATCCCCGGCAACACCGGCAACGCCATCCGGCTGGCAGCCATCACCGGCGCCGAACTCCATCTGGTGGAACCCCTTGGCTTTGATTTTTCAGATGCCAAACTCCGCCGGGCGGGTCTGGACTACCACGACCTTGCCGTGGTCACCGTCCACAAAACCATCGAGGATGCCTGGCGGCACCTCGACCCGGAGCGGGTGTACGCGTTTACGTCTGACGGGCAGGCGAGCTACACGGACATCGAATACCGTCCCGGCGACGTCCTCATGTTCGGCCAGGAGTCCGTGGGGCTCCCGGAGCACCTCAAGCGCGATCCTCATGTCACCGCTACAGTCCGGCTCCCGATGCTTCCGTCACTGCGGTCGCTGAATCTTGCCAATGCCGCTTCCATTGCGGTCTACGAAGCCTGGCGCCAGCAGGGGTTCGCCGGCGCGCAGACCTGAGGTCAGGCCGGCCGGCCGTGCCCACCGCAGGCCGGCCGGGAATTTCCTGGCGTCACCCATCCGGTCCTGCCTCAGTGCCGAATCCCTCTTGAGAACATTCCACGGTCGGCGAGGAGCGGCAGGTGACCCCACTGGAGGCGGGACGGGGCACAGGCCCCCGGGGATTTACAGGTGCAGGCGGCGATACCGGTGAACGCGCCAAAGCGTCGCCGCCTGGAGACCTATGCTTGTTAGTGATGGAAACTCCCAACGCGCCAAACTACGAGGCTCCGGCCGCCGTCACCGAATCAGCGGCTGACGTCAGCCAGCGCCTCGCCGGGCTGATCGGGCGCATCGCCGAGGGAGACCAGCAGGCGTTCGCTGAGTTCTACCGGCTCACGTCACGCCGGGTCTTCGGTATGGCCCGGCGGGTCCTGATCGACGCCGAACTCAGCGAGGACACCACCCAGGAGGTCTTCATCCAGGTCTGGCAAAACGCCGCAAAGTTCAATGCGGAGGCAGGCAGTCCGCTCTCGTGGCTGATGACCATTGCGCACAGGCGGGCTGTGGATAAAGTACGCTCGTCGCAGTCGGCTACAGACCGGGAGGCCCGGTATGGTGCCAGTACGCAGGACATCGATCACGACTCAGTCTCTGATGAAGTGGGCAGCAAACTCGAAGCTGAGGCTGTGGTCCGGTGCCTGGAAACGCTTACCGATACCCAGCAGGAGTCCGTTCGGCTTGCCTACTACGGCGGCCTCACCTACCGGGAGGTCGCGGAACGGCTGAACGCCGCAGTGCCTACCATCAAGTCCCGCATCCGCGATGGACTGATCCGCTTGAAGACATGTCTGGGGGTGAGTTGAGATGACAGAAATGAACAATCACGACGGCGCCCGGCGCCCCGGCTCTTTCGGGGACACCGTTGCCACTGACCTGGCCTCGGGCCGGGCGGTGGATTTGGCCGAGTTGTATGCGCTGGATGCCTTGACCCAGGACGAACGCTCAGCCATTGAGCAGTACATCGACGCCGCACCCGAGCAGGAGCGCAACGCCTTCCAGGAACGGGTCCGCCAAACCAGGGAAGCCCTGGCGGTCACCTTTACGGCCGAGGAAGAGCCTCCCGCTGACCTCTTCTCACGCATCGTTTCGCAGTTGCCGGCCCAGCAACAGCCGCCGCAAGCTCCGGCTCCTGTTGACCTTAGTGCTGCGCCGCTGCCCGCAGTGGCCGACGGCTCCATGGCCAGCGACGAACTGTCCGCGGCCAGGCAACGCCGGGAAGAACGACGCCGGATGGCCGGGCCACGCCGCTGGCTTGCGGGCATTGCCGCCGCGGCGTTCCTGGCGCTGGGCGGGGTGGGCGTCGGTGCGTACATTGCCGACCAAAATGATCCGCTGAACCAGGTGGTCCGGGCTGAAGATGTCCGCGAAGCCTCCGTTGACGTCTCCGGCGGCGGGACGGCCACACTGTTGATCTCGTCCTCGAAGGATGCAGCTGTAGTCAAGATGAACGGTGTACCGGCGCCTCCGGCAGGCAAGGTGTACCAGATGTGGCTGATTCCCAAAGACGGCTCCGCACCCGTCTCTCAAGGCCTGATGGACGAAGAGGCACTGTCCAAGCCGGCAGTCGTGAAGGGAATCGCGTCCGCCACGGCACTGGGCATCACGGTGGAACCCGCCGGCGGCTCCGGCGTCCCCACCTCCCCCACAGTGGCCACTGCTGAGCTGGGCGCCTGACACCTGTGCGGTGCGTAGCCACCTCAAAGCCATGAACAGGCTCACGGCTCATCGCTGGCTCCCTAATTAGAAGCCGGCGATGGTCCCCGGACCGTTGACCGCAACGACGTGGAAGGCCTCAGCGCTTCGGCCCTCGGGCAGGCCCGCGCGCTTTGCACCGGCGATCATTCCGTCTTTGACTGCCGCTTCCATGGCAGCAACGTCCGGGTGCTGGCTGACGTGCACGTGGATGGCCTCAAGCTTGCTGCCCACGTGGTCCGTGACGTCAACAAAGTGGTTTTCACGCTCCTCCGGCCCTGCATACAGCCACAGCCAGGGCAACTTGTAGGCCGCCAGCCCGCTTTCGGCAAGCTCTGGATAGGCGAAAGGGTTCTCCACGGCGGGGTAGACGGCACGGGTCACGGCCTCCCCCACCGCCAGGTGGTCCGGGTGGCTCTTTTGGATCCGTTTCCAGTTCCGCTCGGGGTGCATGGACAGCACAACGTCCGGCCGGATTTCGCGGATCAGCTTCACAACTCCACGCATCACCTGGTGGTTCGGCTCCAGGTACCCGTCGCGTTCGTGCAAATAGTGGATGTCCGTTACACCCACCAGTGCTGCGGCGCGCTCCTGTTCGGCAGCCCTCATGGCGATGATCCTGGCCCGGTGGGCAGGGTCGAAGCCACCGGCATCGCCGTCGGTCATGATGCAGTAGCTGACCTGTACACCGGCCGACGTCCAGGCAGCGATGGTGCCGGCGGCGCCGAAGTCGATGTCGTCAGGATGGGCCGCGAAACAGAGCACCCGCTCAATCCGGTGAATTGCCGGATTGAACGGGCTCTGCGAAACAGTGAGATCAGGCAAGGTCAGCCTTTTCGCCGCTTGATCTCTTCCGTGGCCTGGGGAAGGACGTCAAACAAATCCCCGATGATGCCAAAATCGGCGATCTCGAAGACCGGTGATTCTGCATCCTTGTTCACAGCCACGATAACCTTGGCCGTCTGCATGCCGGCCTTCTGCTGGATCGCCCCCGAAATGCCGGCGGAAATGTAGAGCTGGGGGGAAACGGTCTTGCCCGTCTGTCCCACCTGGGCGTCATGGCTGATCCAGCCGGCATCGGTGGCGGCACGGGAAGCTCCCACGGCAGCGCCCAAGGCGTCGGCCAGCTGTTCCACAGGGCCAAAATCGCCGTCCAGGCCACGTCCGCCGGCCACGACGATCCGTGCATCGGTCAGGTCCGGGCGGCCGCTGGCAACCTTCTGCCGGCGTTCCGTAACGCGGGCCGCGGCGGCGGTGCTGTCAGCCGGGACCTCAACGATGACGGTTTCCGGGGCACTGGGAACAGCAGAGGGTTCCGGCGTCACATTGTTGGCTTTCACCGTCAGCACTGACACGGCGGTGGTGGCCTTCGCTGCTGTGTTGTAGGAGCCTGCCAGCACGGATTTGTGGGCTGTCCCATCGGCGTCAACTGCCACGACATCGGTGATGACGCCTGCGTTCAGCCGGACTCCCAGGCGTGCGGCAATTTCCTTGCCCTCCGGCGAGTTGTCCAGGAGGACGGTGCCGGCACCCGTTTCAGCGGCTGCGGCCGCGAGGTAGGCAGCCTTCGGAGCCACGAGGTAATCGTCCAGGTCCTGGGCGGACGGCCGGAGAATTTTGCCGGCCCCATACTCGGCGAGCGTGGCGGCGACGCCATCGTGCAGTTCGCCGTTCAACGCGACGGCTGTCTCGCCGAGGGACCGGCCGAGCGTCAGGAGTTCCAGGTTGCTCTTCTTCAGGGCATCGCCCGGGTTGTCAATGAATACAAGTACGTTTGCCATGTCTGTGATCCCTCTTAGAGCAGCTTCTGGGCGGCCAGGAAGTCGACGAGCTTGATGCCGGCGTCGCCCTCGTCCGTGATGATGGTTCCTGCGGTGCGCGGCGGGCGTTCCTCCGCTGACGTCACTCTGGTCCATGACCCGGCGTGGCCCACCTGCGCGGGATCGACCCCGATGTCAGACAGGGAGAGGGTGGTGATGGTCTTGCGCTTGGCGGCGATGATGCCCTTGAAGTTGGGGTAGCGGGGCTCGTTGATCTGGTCGGTTACGGACACCACGGCAGGCAGCGGCGCCTCCACGGTCTCGGAGTAAGTATCGGCGTCGCGGCGGGCGGTGAGCCGGCCGCCGTCGACCTCGAGGGAAGATGCGAAGGTCACCTGCGGAAGGCCCAGGCGTTCTGCCAGCTGTGCGGGCACCAGCGATGTTTCGCCGTCGGTGGAAGCCATCCCCGTGAGGACAAGGTCAACGGGTGCATCAGCGCCCAGGTGGCGGATCGCGGCGGCGATCGCCAGCGATGTGGCGGCCGCGTCCGAGCCGGCGAGCGCGTCGTCTGTGAGGTGCACGCCTTCGGTGGCGCCCATCTGCAGCGACTTCTTCACCGCGTTCACTGCCCCCGACGGTCCCATGCTGAGGGCGATGACCTGGTTGCCGGCTTTGCTTCCGCCGCGGGCTTCGGCCAGCTGCAGTGCGGCCTCCAGGGCGTACTCGTCCAGCTCCGACAGGATACTTTCGCTGCGGTCCGTGGTGTAGCCCTCCCCGTTGAGGTGACGGTCAAACTGGGCGTCCGGTACATGCTTGACCAGGACGATGATCTTCAATGTCTTCTCCACTGTATTTACAGCAGCCTTCCATGCTTGTGGATAGCCAGCCGGGTGAGGTCATGGCCGCGGAACGCCCGGGGTACGGGTAGCTCCTAGCTAACCATATAGGCGCGCCCCGGCGCCGCCTGCGTTAACGCCTGTGTCAGGCGCCAGCCGCCCGGCAGGCCACCACGCACACACGACGACGGCGGAGGCACCGTTTCGGGTGGCCTCCGCCGTCGTCGGAACTTCCTTCTTGTGGGGTTCCGTTCCGCTGTTACTGCTCGGCTGCTGTACCCAGCGTGACGTCCAGCGTCTGTTCCTGGCCGTTCCGGAGGATGGTGATTTTCACCTTGGCGCCGGCTGCCTGCTCGCGCACGGCTGCGGTCAACTGGTTGGGGTCGCTGATGGCCAGATCATTGAACTTGGTGACCACGTCCCCCACTTTGATCCCCGCGTTGGCTGCCGGAGAACCGGCTTCCACGGTCGCCACATCTGCCCCCACCGAGAAACCCGAAGCGGAGCCGGACGAGGACTTGTCCTTAACGCTGACGCCCAGCTGGCCATGCGAGGCCTTGCCTGTATCGATGATCTCCTGGGCAACCCGCTTGGCGTGGTTGATCGGGATGCTGAAGCCTACTCCGATGTTGCCGCTTGTGGACGACGCTGAAGAGTCCGAACCCGCTGATGCGATGGCCACGTTCACGCCGATGATCTCGCCCTTGCTGTTGACCAGGGCGCCGCCGGAGTTGCCGGGATTGATTGCCGCGTCAGTCTGGATGACGTTGATGGAGATGGATCCCTGGCCTGGCGTAGCCTGGCCCTGGCCTCCGTCCGGGGGCGCGAACTGGAATCCGCCCTCGTCGTCGCTCTGGGAATCGTCACCGTTTTTCGGCGCTGCGGAAGATGCGACGCTGATGGTCCGGTTAAGCGTGGACACAATGCCGTCAGTCACAGTCCCGGTGAGACCCAGCGGCGAACCGATGGCGATCGCCGTGTCTCCAACATTGAGCTTGGAGGAATCTCCCAGGGTGGCAGCGGTGAGGCCCGAGGGGTCGTCAACCTTGATGACCGCGAGGTCGGACAGCGGGTCTGTCCCGACCAGCTTGGCGCTGAGGACCCTGCCGTCGCTGGTGCGGACCTCCAGGGCCGCATCAGCGGTCTGTCCGTCCAGTGTGACCACATGGGTGTTCGTCAGAATGTGGCCCTCATCATCAAGGATGATGCCCGATCCGGTACCGCCTGCACTGCCGCTGGTGGCGCTGATGGTCACCACGCTGGGAGTAGCCTTCAGGGCGGCCGCAGTGATGGCGTTGACGTCGTCCCTGTTGTTCACGATGACCGGTGCGGCCTGGCTGCTGTTGCTCGCTCCCGACGAGGAGCCCGGATTGAAGAAACTGCTTGTCCCGACAGTGGCTACACCACCACCCACCAGCCCTGCCGCCAGGATGCTGGCAACCAGGGTGCCAACGCCGAAGCTGGCCTTCCTGCGCGGCGCGTTGGCAGGATTATGCGCGGCAGCGATGCCGCCCGGGCCGCCGGCAAACCCGCCGGGTGCGGCCGAGTGCGCGGCATGCTGGGCGTACTGCTGGCCCGCATGGTACTGACCCGCATGCTGCTGGACGTGCTGCTGGACGTAAGGCTGTTGACCCGTGTTCTGTTCGCCCTGGCTGTGCTGGCCGTAATTCGGCTGCCCGGCGGGCTGCTCACCCGGGTTGGGCTGGCTGGGGTTCGGTTGGCCAGGGTTCTGTTGCCCATAGAACGGCTGACGGGGAGGGTACTGAGGCTGGGGGGCAGAGGCCAGCGGCTGAGTGGAGTTCCAGCCGTCCTGCGGGCGGTCAAGCCTCTCCGTCGAGTCAGTGTGCGTCGAATTGCTGTGCCTGTCCAGAGCCGTAGGAGTTTCCTCAAGAGGCTGGTTCCCGCCGGAGTGCACCGCCGGGTCCTGCAGCTTGGGCCCGTTGTCTGCCGCGCTGCCCGGAGTGGGATCAGTCAGGGTGGGATCTTTCAAGTTTGGTTCAGTCAAGGTTGGTTCAGTCAACGGCCCAGCGTTGTTCCCGTCCCGGGCCTCCGGCTGCTCCGGTGCGTCGTGCCTGCCCGGATTCCGGTTCTCAGGCGCTGCACCCGGTGTTGGGTTCTCAGTCATTGGACTTCCTTTCATCCTCGTCTGTATTAACTATGTACCCCCCGGCTGGAACTAGGTCGGACGTTTGCTGGGAGCTTCCTGAACGACGATTTTCGAGCGGCACGGGAGGCGGACCGGGAGCTTTAGAGGCCGCCGGGAGGCTTTTCGCTGCTGGCATATTCGGCGCTGTGGACGGTCCAATAGGTGCACCATAGAATCAAAAGGAAATGCCACAGCGACCTGCGGCTTTACACCACGCGTGGGGGCGCTGTGCATTCTGAGACGACTGATTCGTCCCGAATTGGTGTCAGGCGTGCTGAAGGGTTGCACATGCTGTCAAAGTTCAAACGTACTCTCGCCGTGATCGGCCTGACAGGGCTGTTGGCGGCCCCCGCGGCCGCGGCCTGGGCTGAGCCGCCGGTGACCATCCCCTCTGGAACGAACGTTGTGGATAACGCCAACGTTCTGGGCTCCCGCAAGGGTGAGGTTCAGGAGGCAGTGCAGAAGCTTCTCAAGGATCACAAGTACAACTTGTACGTCGTGACTGTGGACTCCTTTACAGATCCTGCTGACCCCAAAGAATGGTCGCAAACCGTTGCCACGACCAAGGGCATGGGTCGGGCAGACGTAATCCTCGCGATGTCCGACGACGGCAAGTACTATTTTTCCCCTAACTCAGCCAGCCCGATTTCTTCCAAGA is a window encoding:
- a CDS encoding helix-turn-helix transcriptional regulator, with amino-acid sequence MAAVASLGDDKRRQLFELVASSARAVGRDEAALALGLPRSTASFHLDRLVQDGLLSVEFQKPAGKAGPGSGRPAKMYRTAAREVGAFVPDRNYDLAGELMATAIEESVAAGSSVHDSLVATSYRKGKSMAEGSASLEEFLSGEGYQPAPDGEGGFVLVNCPFHRLSEGHAAVVCAMNGAFLTGAAAGCGDSEERVTANSVPGQCCARITPP
- a CDS encoding MFS transporter; the protein is MRRGLAVFILCLVQFVDVLGVTSTTTAIPSILDGLNAPESAAGLIVTVYAMFFGGLLVLGSRLGDRHGHRRMLLIGVVMFSLVSVLGATSVDIVQLLAARSLQGAAAAFSVPSALRLLLNVSGDERSRRSALALWSASGAAAGAAGFLVGGVLAQVWGWPALFWVNMPIGIILAVGILAVVPVLAPDKRGQRLDVVGAALLTICTMSVVAGGSLAETPNLRLAGAGLVLLGSLLGAGFYFQQRRGADPLIPREAATSSNLRAGTVISFVNTATTSSITVLATLVLQKQLGATPVQAGLALISFSLAVIVGSSISKPLADRLPARRLAGVGLLIIAMGSAFLVLSYGTWWGIVTGAAISGVGLGISSVAGTGIGTSVPAYLEGSASGILNTSAQLGTAVGVAALVLVASTLTFGPIQGTAVAWTFVVVLALATSIWISRMRSSNAAFPGTTSNSG
- a CDS encoding J domain-containing protein, producing MTESSSSHYQVLRVAVTATDKEIKVAYRRAARKAHPDHGGDAAAFRRVTAAYETLIDPKRRSAYDRSYAAGTAGNGSGGEGTGAHFDAPAAGSHASATVHRPNTPRNTAGDAPVYVPPFDPAAFDAAGTVPLIPLSQASQQVHGIPRKRGIFGAEARIQREMRTVQLISRQVLPAIPAARLINGLQSPADNSHIDHALLSGYRLAIIGSMLLPKGAYAWDGQALHHGGRSIAPPQMAHVVRAMQEIFPELNVTGWTVIHSPDGNLHEPVIDRHRRSGSSHEIVQVVNAAGLVRGLKQFLSSGPAPNTVNVPVLARLLRGMH
- a CDS encoding tRNA (cytidine(34)-2'-O)-methyltransferase yields the protein MFRILFHAPEIPGNTGNAIRLAAITGAELHLVEPLGFDFSDAKLRRAGLDYHDLAVVTVHKTIEDAWRHLDPERVYAFTSDGQASYTDIEYRPGDVLMFGQESVGLPEHLKRDPHVTATVRLPMLPSLRSLNLANAASIAVYEAWRQQGFAGAQT
- the sigK gene encoding ECF RNA polymerase sigma factor SigK, whose product is METPNAPNYEAPAAVTESAADVSQRLAGLIGRIAEGDQQAFAEFYRLTSRRVFGMARRVLIDAELSEDTTQEVFIQVWQNAAKFNAEAGSPLSWLMTIAHRRAVDKVRSSQSATDREARYGASTQDIDHDSVSDEVGSKLEAEAVVRCLETLTDTQQESVRLAYYGGLTYREVAERLNAAVPTIKSRIRDGLIRLKTCLGVS
- a CDS encoding anti-sigma factor, whose protein sequence is MTEMNNHDGARRPGSFGDTVATDLASGRAVDLAELYALDALTQDERSAIEQYIDAAPEQERNAFQERVRQTREALAVTFTAEEEPPADLFSRIVSQLPAQQQPPQAPAPVDLSAAPLPAVADGSMASDELSAARQRREERRRMAGPRRWLAGIAAAAFLALGGVGVGAYIADQNDPLNQVVRAEDVREASVDVSGGGTATLLISSSKDAAVVKMNGVPAPPAGKVYQMWLIPKDGSAPVSQGLMDEEALSKPAVVKGIASATALGITVEPAGGSGVPTSPTVATAELGA
- a CDS encoding PIG-L deacetylase family protein, translated to MPDLTVSQSPFNPAIHRIERVLCFAAHPDDIDFGAAGTIAAWTSAGVQVSYCIMTDGDAGGFDPAHRARIIAMRAAEQERAAALVGVTDIHYLHERDGYLEPNHQVMRGVVKLIREIRPDVVLSMHPERNWKRIQKSHPDHLAVGEAVTRAVYPAVENPFAYPELAESGLAAYKLPWLWLYAGPEERENHFVDVTDHVGSKLEAIHVHVSQHPDVAAMEAAVKDGMIAGAKRAGLPEGRSAEAFHVVAVNGPGTIAGF
- a CDS encoding electron transfer flavoprotein subunit alpha/FixB family protein, producing the protein MANVLVFIDNPGDALKKSNLELLTLGRSLGETAVALNGELHDGVAATLAEYGAGKILRPSAQDLDDYLVAPKAAYLAAAAAETGAGTVLLDNSPEGKEIAARLGVRLNAGVITDVVAVDADGTAHKSVLAGSYNTAAKATTAVSVLTVKANNVTPEPSAVPSAPETVIVEVPADSTAAAARVTERRQKVASGRPDLTDARIVVAGGRGLDGDFGPVEQLADALGAAVGASRAATDAGWISHDAQVGQTGKTVSPQLYISAGISGAIQQKAGMQTAKVIVAVNKDAESPVFEIADFGIIGDLFDVLPQATEEIKRRKG
- a CDS encoding electron transfer flavoprotein subunit beta/FixA family protein produces the protein MKIIVLVKHVPDAQFDRHLNGEGYTTDRSESILSELDEYALEAALQLAEARGGSKAGNQVIALSMGPSGAVNAVKKSLQMGATEGVHLTDDALAGSDAAATSLAIAAAIRHLGADAPVDLVLTGMASTDGETSLVPAQLAERLGLPQVTFASSLEVDGGRLTARRDADTYSETVEAPLPAVVSVTDQINEPRYPNFKGIIAAKRKTITTLSLSDIGVDPAQVGHAGSWTRVTSAEERPPRTAGTIITDEGDAGIKLVDFLAAQKLL